The sequence below is a genomic window from Humulus lupulus chromosome 3, drHumLupu1.1, whole genome shotgun sequence.
gatttggcatatTCCTAGAAGTTTGCCCTGCTTTCCTAgttgtctttgccatttgatcttcttgaaggtcttgagttcaactttcaatgaaagcaccagaatgttgaccctcaatttggtcaatgacacggagtcaataaAAATGATATAAATAAGATCAATTGAACTCAAGAAGATAAACGACAACAAAGTTTATAGtggttgaccctcgatttggtcaacgacacggagtcaataaAAATGATATAAATAAGATCAATTGAACTTAAGAAGATAAACGACACcaaagtttatagtggttcggccccagatattggtaataacctacttccacttagtgctattattgatatcTTATGGAACCTGCGATCAACAAACaagggtttactgagtttcacaagctccaaaaaagtATCCAGGGTTCTCCCCCTTTCAAAGAGTcccttgagtcctatttataggctcaagaatctACTTGTGGGCCGATGGGGCCCAATACACCTTGATTTATACATATTTGaaatatgttgcatgattaataatattgtatgttaatgtttctgtctggatgttttcttgttcatataaactcGTTATATGaatgatgaatttttttattgttgtatacaatgggcccaccacaccTATTTCGCTatgtgctctgaatgtttttccaacaatttaaggGTTAATTTTCTATAACTTAGCCATGGCAGAATGATATTCTTGAGCTGAGTAGGCTCTTGAAGCAGTTTCGAATATGGCATGCACATGTAATCCCCTAAACTTAGTCCATAGATTTTGCTTCAAATGATAAAGACAAACTCCATGGTATAGACCCGGATACACTTGTTCAATTGCATTCTTGATGCTTTTGTGCCTGTCAGATACTATGCACAAGTGTTCTCGATCTTTTATTGCTTCTTTTAGTCTTCTAAAGAACCATATCCATGCATTGTCATTTTCTGAATCCCCAATTCCAAAGGCAAGCAGAAAAATTTGATTGTTTCCATCTTTAAGATAAGCTACATATAGTGTGCCTCCACATTTTGTCTTTAAAAATGTAACATCTACCACTATAATTGCTCTACAGTGTTTCCAACCATCCAATGAAGcatcaaaagaaagaaacatatatTTGAACCTATAGAATTTTAAAAAAAGAACCAAATTCTAGAAATGTAAGGTATAGATTGTGAACAGTAAAGCCTTGGATATAGGAATGCAAAGCATAGATATTATTCATACCTGTTTTCTTCATCTTTCTCTATTCTTGTGATAGTTCCTGGGTTTGCCAATTTTAGCATATGCAAGTATGAAGGTAACAATGCATAACTTTCCTCATTTGAGCCTCTAACATCATCAACTGCAAGTTCTTTTACTCTCCATGCTTTATTGTATGTTACACCTACCCCATAATCAACTTTCATGTCTCATATTATTTTCCTTGGTCGGTAGGTTGAACTTGGGTCGCGAAACTTCTCTTTGAAGTAATTACTAATGATTTTTTCACTTGCTTGTATATTCTCGAATTTTGTGTGATTTAAGGAACATGTGTGCTATTTATGTTACTTGATAACTCTAAAGTAGTATGAAAGTTTTGTGCTTCTTGCATGTATATACCAACCACAATTATCATCTACGCATTTTGCCCAAAATGCCTCTAAACATGATTTTTCAATCCTATACAGAAAGTGTTTCTTGATGGAGATTTATGCAAGTGTATATTTTAGATTAGTCTTATTCTTGAAAACATAATTGACTCTTATGTATTCAATCTCCATATTTGGCAACACATGTAGAGGCAATTGAGCTTCTTGCCCATGTTCTGTAATTTTGTGGGATTCTCGTGATAATGTGCTTTTTATCTCACTAGTGCTTGCAGTAATCATATTGGTGTATGTGATAGTCAAAGTGTGATTTGTTGCATTGCTTGCTAAAGTAGTTGGAATGCTAGCTTCTCTTGGCAAAGAAAGGGATTGGTTTCTCTGTTTTACTTCAACAATGAGAGGACATTTTTTTCAACTCTTCCATAGTCTTGTTCAAGTTTAGATAGACTTGTAAATTGTCATCGCTTTCTATCTTCATTCCTTTGCTTGTATCCGTTTTTGTATAAAAAAACATATTTGTTAAGATCAAATTTTGATTCAAACTGAGCTCTTTGTATATCTTTTCTACCAATTCCAAGTACGTAATATCCTTTTCCACCATCAAAATTTTGACTTCATGATCAACATATTTGTTGTTTGCATTCCATCTTCCGTTAAAAACTACAAATAAGATTATTTTATCCATTTCTAGCAAAAAAAGATAACACAATCAAGTGAGCTTATTCCTTGAACTTAGATAGAAATTTACAAAATGATAAATCAATATAATATCCTTTTGCATTAACTCCACTCAACTTAAGGCAAACATATTTTTGCAAAACTAGGTCTCAATAATATTAGTGACATAAGAAAAATCAAAGTAATGCAAAGATGTCTGGAATGGAGATATTTATGTTCTAGTACAacataattcaaataaaaaacattaaatggctaaaaatttaaaccattatGCTAAAAATGTAGGTTGTGAAGGAGTAGCTAACTGACATGAAGAACATGCTCAAGGCAAAGATAAATAATGGAGTTA
It includes:
- the LOC133825187 gene encoding protein FAR1-RELATED SEQUENCE 3-like, which gives rise to MKVDYGVGVTYNKAWRVKELAVDDVRGSNEESYALLPSYLHMLKLANPGTITRIEKDEENRFKYMFLSFDASLDGWKHCRAIIVVDVTFLKTKCGGTLYVAYLKDGNNQIFLLAFGIGDSENDNAWIWFFRRLKEAIKDREHLCIVSDRHKSIKNAIEQVYPGLYHGVCLYHLKQNLWTKFRGLHVHAIFETASRAYSAQEYHSAMAKL